Proteins from one Desulfonatronovibrio hydrogenovorans DSM 9292 genomic window:
- a CDS encoding MarR family EPS-associated transcriptional regulator has product MRSETEQIPDDAHIYVLFKLLHGRPDLSQRDLARKTGLSLGKVNYCLKALVDKGFIKAINFKNSRKKSAYLYKLTPTGLKEKARVTCRFLKRKEKEYDRLKAEIEELRAESYQLSVNSYQLTVIRLQITDNSPPTTDNQ; this is encoded by the coding sequence ATGCGTTCAGAAACTGAACAGATCCCGGATGACGCCCACATATATGTGCTGTTCAAGCTATTACATGGCCGGCCTGACCTGTCCCAGCGCGATCTGGCCAGGAAAACCGGCCTGTCCCTGGGCAAGGTCAATTATTGTCTGAAAGCCCTGGTGGACAAGGGCTTTATCAAGGCCATAAACTTCAAGAATTCCCGTAAAAAATCCGCTTATCTGTACAAGCTGACTCCCACAGGACTGAAGGAAAAGGCCAGGGTCACCTGCCGTTTCTTGAAGCGCAAGGAAAAGGAGTATGACCGGTTAAAGGCGGAGATTGAGGAGTTGCGTGCAGAGAGTTATCAGTTATCAGTTAACAGTTATCAGTTAACAGTTATCAGGCTCCAGATAACGGATAACTCACCCCCGACAACTGATAACCAATAA